The following are from one region of the Actinoplanes sp. L3-i22 genome:
- a CDS encoding ABC transporter permease — translation MRVAEAWRVALDALRANRLRSLLTMLGVVIGVAAVVALVAIGTGTKQQIERQVEGLGSNLLIVVPGKLTAGAAPTSSPMTLDDADAVSRVVGDRSRVAVTIASGETVRAGSRSGFASMQGVLETTPTVFVRKLDRGAYLTRTDVSTGRRVAVLGAGVARTLFGDRDPIGRQMTIGGVRFRVIGTFEPLGQSLGVDRDNEVHVPVTAAQRLLGTDRIDGLAIKAPDRDRIDQLGKDVVATLTDRHPDTDFSAVTQEQILGVLGDILGVLTGVLAAIAGISLLVGGVGVSNIMLVSVRERTKEIGLRKAVGARPRDISVQFLLEAVLLTTTGGVLGMALGATAALLVDGLSPVPAALTWWSMALAFGVSAAVGIIFGVVPAQRAGRLDPVVALRTE, via the coding sequence ATGAGGGTCGCCGAGGCCTGGCGGGTCGCGCTCGACGCACTGCGCGCCAACCGGCTGCGGAGCCTGCTCACCATGCTCGGCGTGGTGATCGGGGTGGCCGCGGTGGTCGCCCTGGTCGCGATCGGGACCGGGACGAAACAGCAGATCGAACGGCAGGTCGAGGGGCTGGGCAGCAACCTGCTGATCGTGGTGCCCGGGAAGCTGACCGCCGGCGCCGCGCCGACCAGCTCCCCGATGACCCTCGACGACGCCGACGCGGTCAGCCGGGTGGTCGGCGACCGGTCCCGGGTCGCCGTGACGATCGCGTCCGGGGAGACCGTGCGGGCCGGCTCGCGGTCCGGGTTCGCCAGCATGCAGGGCGTCCTGGAGACCACGCCGACGGTCTTCGTCCGGAAGCTGGACCGGGGCGCCTATCTGACCCGCACCGACGTCAGCACCGGCCGGCGGGTCGCGGTGCTCGGCGCCGGCGTGGCCCGGACGCTGTTCGGCGACCGGGACCCGATCGGGCGGCAGATGACGATCGGCGGCGTGCGGTTCCGGGTGATCGGCACGTTCGAGCCGCTCGGGCAGAGCCTCGGGGTGGACCGGGACAACGAGGTGCACGTACCGGTCACCGCCGCGCAGCGGCTCCTCGGCACCGACCGGATCGACGGCCTGGCCATCAAGGCGCCCGACCGGGACCGCATCGACCAGCTCGGCAAGGACGTGGTCGCGACGCTCACCGACCGGCACCCGGACACCGACTTCAGCGCGGTCACCCAGGAGCAGATCCTCGGCGTGCTCGGCGACATCCTGGGCGTGCTGACCGGGGTGCTCGCCGCGATCGCCGGGATCAGCCTGCTCGTCGGCGGGGTCGGGGTGTCCAACATCATGCTGGTCTCGGTGCGCGAGCGGACCAAGGAGATCGGCCTGCGCAAGGCGGTCGGCGCCCGGCCGCGCGACATCAGTGTCCAGTTCCTCCTGGAAGCGGTGCTGCTGACCACCACCGGCGGCGTGCTCGGCATGGCGCTCGGCGCGACCGCGGCCCTGCTGGTGGACGGGCTGAGCCCGGTGCCGGCCGCGCTCACCTGGTGGTCGATGGCCCTGGCGTTCGGGGTGTCCGCCGCGGTCGGCATTATCTTCGGCGTCGTCCCGGCCCAGCGGGCCGGCCGCCTGGATCCGGTGGTGGCCCTGCGAACGGAGTAA
- a CDS encoding L,D-transpeptidase family protein gives MKRVTARLATAVLAAVVGGGLGVFALTPASAGAAVKSAPVTTMVVTKAAAKACATGKYQKQVEAYIKKIGGYGTVTVDGKQSAADCAAIVKFQKRFGIQPAAGLAGPTTYKVAQRLAWTNTASCKAKKTGITFCVDLSHQTTFVMKDGKVYLKPTVTRTGMDGYETPAGTFKINKRTKKEWSDPYKVWLPYWQRFIGGRGFHQTTTYIHDMWRGSHGCVNLLQADAAKYYSIGKIGSTVKVFGRRPGT, from the coding sequence CGGTCCTGGCCGCCGTGGTGGGCGGCGGTCTCGGCGTGTTCGCATTGACGCCGGCGAGTGCCGGCGCCGCTGTGAAGAGCGCACCGGTGACCACCATGGTGGTCACCAAGGCGGCCGCGAAGGCGTGCGCCACCGGTAAGTACCAGAAGCAGGTCGAGGCGTACATCAAGAAGATCGGCGGCTACGGCACGGTCACCGTCGACGGCAAGCAGTCCGCCGCCGACTGTGCCGCGATCGTCAAGTTCCAGAAGCGGTTCGGCATCCAGCCGGCCGCCGGACTTGCCGGCCCGACGACCTACAAGGTGGCGCAGCGCCTCGCCTGGACGAACACCGCGTCCTGCAAGGCGAAGAAGACCGGCATCACCTTCTGCGTCGACCTCTCGCACCAGACGACCTTCGTGATGAAGGACGGCAAGGTCTACCTCAAGCCGACGGTCACCCGGACCGGCATGGACGGGTACGAGACTCCGGCCGGCACGTTCAAGATCAACAAGCGGACGAAGAAGGAATGGTCCGACCCGTACAAGGTCTGGCTGCCCTACTGGCAGCGCTTCATCGGCGGCCGCGGGTTCCACCAGACCACCACGTACATCCACGACATGTGGCGTGGTTCGCACGGCTGCGTCAACCTGCTCCAGGCGGACGCCGCCAAGTACTACAGCATCGGCAAGATCGGTTCGACCGTGAAGGTGTTCGGGCGTCGCCCCGGTACCTGA
- a CDS encoding efflux RND transporter periplasmic adaptor subunit, which translates to MSRSHSRGALIVGGTLVLLLLTAASCQKDDTGVRLGTATVGTVGEVVEAPGAVTARTAATVTAPAAGTVDDLRVEPGDRVAKGDVLAVVDAPELRQRRDAALKALDRLPSGGGGVPSGDFTQVRRTTDKQATDAFEQATDAAAKITDPALRKALQEQVGAAREQYRAASAAAAAAVRAVQRGVSSLGQAVAALSAAQRLQAQQAYELADAAVDALTLKAPVAGVVQFGGPAPAAAPADLSSLVSGAGQTTTPEGVDTSVFKGAYVTAGTPVLTVVDIAHLGLSAEVDETDVLLVKAGVQADVELDAATGASYPATVRSVDLLPTTSARGGVSYRVRLDLGAGKYTDGSGAAPTPRPGMSAVIRLRVRQADDAVTVPASAVVSADGRDTVWAVLGGKYQAVPVRLGVQGEDTVQVLSGVSAGQRIVVAGADRVRPGEEAR; encoded by the coding sequence GTGTCTCGCTCCCACTCCCGGGGTGCGCTGATCGTCGGCGGAACCCTGGTGCTCCTGCTTCTGACCGCTGCCTCCTGCCAGAAAGACGACACCGGCGTACGCCTCGGCACCGCGACCGTGGGCACCGTCGGCGAGGTGGTCGAGGCACCCGGCGCGGTCACCGCCCGGACCGCCGCCACCGTCACCGCACCCGCCGCCGGCACCGTCGACGACCTGCGCGTCGAGCCCGGCGACCGGGTCGCCAAGGGCGACGTGCTCGCCGTCGTCGACGCCCCCGAGCTGCGGCAGCGCCGCGACGCCGCGCTCAAGGCGCTGGACCGGCTCCCGTCCGGGGGCGGCGGGGTGCCGTCCGGCGACTTCACCCAGGTCCGCCGGACCACCGACAAGCAGGCCACCGACGCGTTCGAGCAGGCCACCGACGCGGCTGCCAAGATCACCGACCCGGCGCTGCGCAAGGCGCTGCAGGAGCAGGTCGGCGCCGCGCGGGAGCAGTACCGGGCGGCGTCGGCCGCGGCTGCCGCCGCGGTCCGCGCCGTGCAGCGCGGGGTCTCCTCACTCGGGCAGGCGGTCGCCGCACTCTCCGCCGCCCAACGGCTGCAGGCCCAGCAGGCGTACGAGCTGGCCGACGCGGCCGTGGACGCGCTGACCCTCAAGGCGCCGGTGGCCGGCGTGGTCCAGTTCGGCGGCCCGGCCCCGGCGGCCGCGCCCGCCGACCTGTCCTCGCTGGTGAGCGGCGCCGGGCAGACCACCACCCCGGAGGGCGTCGACACGTCGGTGTTCAAGGGCGCCTACGTGACCGCCGGGACCCCGGTGCTGACCGTCGTCGACATCGCCCACCTCGGGCTCTCCGCCGAGGTCGACGAGACGGACGTGCTGCTGGTCAAGGCGGGGGTCCAGGCGGACGTCGAGCTGGACGCGGCGACCGGGGCGTCCTACCCGGCGACCGTGCGGTCGGTGGACCTGCTGCCGACCACCTCGGCGCGCGGCGGGGTGTCCTACCGGGTGCGGCTCGACCTGGGCGCCGGGAAGTACACCGACGGGAGCGGGGCGGCGCCGACGCCCCGGCCGGGGATGAGCGCGGTGATCCGGCTGCGGGTCCGCCAGGCCGACGACGCGGTGACCGTGCCGGCGTCGGCGGTGGTCAGCGCGGACGGGCGGGACACGGTCTGGGCCGTGCTGGGTGGGAAGTACCAGGCCGTGCCGGTTCGGCTGGGCGTGCAGGGGGAGGACACCGTACAGGTGCTCTCCGGGGTTTCCGCCGGTCAGCGGATCGTGGTGGCCGGCGCCGACCGGGTGCGGCCCGGCGAAGAGGCCCGGTGA